One window of the Gordonia westfalica genome contains the following:
- a CDS encoding wax ester/triacylglycerol synthase domain-containing protein: MNARNTPEVAELFAGVDAAPRGAERMTGPDALMLNMETPSNPMHTLKVAVLDTTRRGRPLTLDEIADVVPRFLGMFPRATQRVQWAPGCSARPFWVQDNAFDVTHHLDEMDVAAPGGRADLDAVLSELSVRQLDRHRPLWALTLVHGLEGDRQAVVVRVHHAVADGLAALNTFMAATAEQGERIHPAPVVEALAQDTRTLTKAARAESWRLVRGLPSVGRAARRAVTARRRAANGDLIPKPLTVRRTSFNARSGADRVCASADISLADVQRIALAAGTTVNGALHGVIAGAIRDELTARGEEPGTSVTIFGVCKDLASNRVHGNEIATAMAYLRSDLADPVERIVATGESCGATVACRRDVGFELTEKLATYTGRLGPFFRGIAANRAPLVMNNITTANMPGPRTTRWIGDIEVVDWISFALAIAPADVNLTTYSYAGRLSMGLIATPESMPDPAGFLRRVAQAVDEATDALGIGAMAREAS, from the coding sequence ATGAACGCACGCAACACACCTGAAGTCGCCGAGCTGTTCGCCGGCGTCGACGCCGCTCCGCGCGGCGCCGAGCGCATGACCGGGCCCGACGCGCTAATGCTCAACATGGAGACCCCGTCGAACCCGATGCACACGCTGAAGGTCGCGGTGCTCGACACGACCCGGCGCGGGCGTCCGCTCACGCTCGACGAGATCGCCGACGTCGTCCCGCGTTTCCTCGGGATGTTCCCCCGCGCGACGCAGCGGGTGCAATGGGCGCCGGGGTGCTCGGCACGCCCGTTCTGGGTGCAGGACAACGCCTTCGACGTCACCCACCACCTCGACGAGATGGATGTCGCCGCTCCCGGTGGGCGTGCCGACCTCGACGCGGTGCTCTCCGAACTCTCGGTCCGGCAACTCGATCGACACCGGCCGCTGTGGGCTCTCACGCTGGTCCACGGCCTGGAGGGCGACCGTCAGGCAGTGGTCGTCCGCGTCCATCACGCAGTCGCCGACGGACTCGCGGCGCTCAACACCTTCATGGCCGCCACCGCCGAGCAGGGGGAGCGAATCCACCCCGCGCCCGTCGTCGAGGCTCTCGCCCAGGACACACGCACACTCACGAAGGCGGCGCGCGCCGAGTCGTGGCGGCTGGTCCGGGGCCTACCCTCGGTGGGCCGTGCCGCCCGCCGCGCGGTGACCGCGCGCCGTCGGGCGGCCAACGGAGACCTCATCCCCAAACCGCTGACGGTGCGTCGTACCAGCTTCAACGCCCGGAGCGGCGCCGACCGGGTCTGTGCGTCGGCCGACATCTCGCTGGCCGACGTCCAGCGGATCGCCCTCGCCGCCGGCACCACGGTGAACGGTGCCCTGCACGGCGTGATCGCCGGCGCGATCCGGGACGAGCTCACCGCCAGAGGCGAGGAGCCGGGTACCTCGGTGACCATCTTCGGGGTCTGCAAGGACCTCGCGTCGAACCGGGTGCACGGCAACGAGATCGCCACCGCGATGGCGTACCTGCGGTCGGATCTGGCCGATCCCGTGGAACGGATCGTCGCGACCGGCGAGAGTTGCGGGGCCACCGTGGCGTGCCGTCGGGACGTCGGCTTCGAACTGACCGAGAAGCTGGCGACCTACACCGGCCGGCTCGGTCCGTTCTTCCGCGGAATCGCCGCCAACCGGGCGCCGCTGGTGATGAACAACATCACCACCGCCAACATGCCCGGCCCGCGGACGACGCGCTGGATCGGCGACATCGAGGTGGTCGACTGGATCTCCTTCGCGCTGGCGATCGCGCCCGCCGACGTCAACCTGACGACCTACAGTTACGCCGGACGGCTCAGCATGGGACTGATCGCGACGCCGGAGTCGATGCCGGACCCGGCCGGGTTCCTACGCCGGGTCGCGCAGGCCGTCGACGAGGCGACCGATGCACTCGGCATCGGCGCGATGGCACGGGAGGCCAGTTGA
- a CDS encoding PaaI family thioesterase, translating to MEFILEDISEDEVARRRDVYTPLTDTVRDLVDAVIRTEVGEDALADARQRIAAIVADLRSEQMDGPYGVRHTRENTGMAWGNAVIGVRNALAPPLDVEHVDDGVRSEFTLGAAYEGPPGQVHGGVCAMLLDHLLGNAASYEGACYTGTITLRYLRPTPLGTLTARAWVTEETGRKRIARGTISDAEGVTCEAEGVFIVPRSAVGGPAVRWSAG from the coding sequence ATGGAGTTCATCCTCGAGGACATTTCCGAAGACGAAGTCGCACGTCGACGCGACGTCTACACACCTCTGACCGACACCGTGCGCGACCTCGTCGACGCCGTGATCCGCACCGAGGTGGGCGAGGATGCACTCGCCGACGCCCGGCAGCGGATCGCCGCGATCGTCGCCGACCTGCGCTCGGAGCAGATGGACGGGCCGTACGGCGTCCGGCATACCCGGGAGAACACCGGCATGGCGTGGGGAAACGCGGTGATCGGGGTCCGCAACGCGCTGGCTCCACCGCTCGACGTCGAACACGTCGACGACGGGGTGCGCAGCGAGTTCACCCTGGGCGCCGCCTACGAAGGACCGCCGGGGCAGGTCCACGGCGGGGTGTGCGCGATGCTCCTCGACCATCTCCTCGGCAACGCCGCCAGCTACGAGGGCGCCTGCTACACCGGCACCATCACCCTCCGCTACCTGCGACCGACGCCGCTGGGAACGCTGACCGCGCGGGCGTGGGTCACCGAGGAGACCGGCCGCAAACGCATCGCCCGCGGCACCATCTCCGACGCCGAGGGCGTGACCTGCGAGGCCGAGGGCGTCTTCATCGTCCCGCGCTCCGCGGTCGGCGGCCCCGCGGTGCGCTGGTCGGCAGGCTGA
- a CDS encoding FadR/GntR family transcriptional regulator: protein MTRELTRTGLPIIYNPGEMHTSVRSAESTRAPKASETTAAAIVSDIVSLGLRRGDRLPAESDMLANYSVSRETLREALRILEVQGLITLKRGPGGGPFVNALNASYLARTATLYFHLAGATYDEVFDTWKILEPPLSAKVARLEDRKLKEAAFARFLEYDVDEHEASEIFSDLNDFHGVIAELTGNRVLTLLTQAIDHIVVEHVLDAGRDTVAEDDAMSHDHADIAKAIIAGRPRKAETLMHDHISEVVERFRERHPERSDELVQWM from the coding sequence ATGACACGCGAACTGACCCGCACGGGTCTCCCGATCATCTACAACCCCGGAGAGATGCACACTTCGGTGAGGTCGGCCGAGTCCACGCGTGCACCGAAGGCGTCGGAGACGACGGCGGCTGCAATCGTCTCCGACATCGTCAGTCTCGGTCTGCGCCGAGGGGATCGGCTCCCGGCGGAGAGCGACATGCTCGCCAACTACTCGGTCAGCCGCGAGACCCTGCGTGAGGCGCTGCGCATCCTCGAGGTCCAGGGGCTGATCACTCTCAAGCGCGGCCCGGGTGGCGGGCCCTTCGTGAACGCACTCAACGCCTCGTACCTGGCGCGCACCGCCACGCTGTACTTCCACCTCGCCGGCGCGACCTACGACGAGGTCTTCGACACCTGGAAGATCCTCGAGCCGCCGCTGTCGGCCAAGGTGGCCCGGCTCGAGGACCGCAAGCTCAAGGAAGCCGCCTTCGCCCGCTTCCTGGAGTACGACGTCGACGAACACGAGGCGAGCGAGATCTTCAGTGATCTCAACGATTTTCACGGCGTGATCGCCGAGCTCACCGGGAACCGGGTACTCACACTGCTCACCCAGGCGATCGACCACATCGTCGTCGAGCACGTCCTCGACGCGGGTCGCGACACCGTCGCCGAGGACGACGCGATGAGCCACGACCACGCCGACATCGCCAAAGCGATCATCGCCGGCCGCCCGCGAAAGGCCGAGACGCTGATGCACGACCACATCAGCGAGGTCGTCGAACGGTTCCGGGAGCGCCACCCGGAACGGTCCGACGAGCTCGTCCAGTGGATGTGA
- a CDS encoding AMP-binding protein: MITQLRDRVTTYAWLVRTLVRSGFLGTLRLDRYIRMGLNLRRHGGASPVSGIGLAAARAPQGLALVDEAGELTWGELDARCDALAVGLRDLPGAPVATVAILCRNHRGLIEALAASSRLGADAVLLNTGFAGPQLADVLEREGADVLIADDEFDAVIAPAAQRLPGLRRITAWTETGSVAGHTTDSLINPNLGRRPARPGRAGRIVLLTSGTTGTPKGARRGGSTDIASLAAMLDRIPWRAGESTVIAAPVFHAWGFGQVAISATMTCTMIMRRRFDPVATLDLVREHDATGLAVVPVMLERIVDLPDEVLDAHPMPSLRFATASGSRMRTDALIAFLDRFGDVVYNSYNATEAGLISTATPEDLRVAPDTAGRPLTGTSVRILDDDDRELPVGEIGRIVVANNSGFDGYTTADTKAFSAGHMVSGDVGRIDENGRLFVVGRDDEMIVSGGENVYPLEVEQVIGALDEVHEVAVIGVDDEKFGQRLSAYVVRAPQTLIGADQIRQYVKEQLAGFKVPRDVHFLDELPRNATGKILKRDLESAGPERKVS; encoded by the coding sequence ATGATCACGCAACTCCGCGATCGCGTCACGACCTACGCGTGGCTCGTTCGCACCCTCGTCCGCAGTGGCTTCCTCGGCACGCTGCGTCTCGATCGCTACATCCGGATGGGCCTCAACCTCCGTCGCCACGGCGGCGCGTCGCCGGTCAGCGGCATCGGTCTGGCGGCGGCTCGCGCCCCGCAGGGGCTGGCACTCGTCGACGAGGCCGGCGAGCTCACCTGGGGTGAGCTCGATGCGCGCTGCGACGCCCTGGCCGTCGGCCTGCGCGACCTCCCCGGCGCTCCGGTCGCCACCGTCGCCATCCTCTGCCGCAACCACCGCGGCCTGATCGAGGCGCTCGCCGCGTCGTCGCGGCTCGGGGCGGACGCCGTGTTGCTCAACACCGGCTTCGCCGGGCCGCAGCTCGCCGACGTCCTCGAGCGCGAGGGAGCCGACGTGCTGATCGCCGACGACGAGTTCGACGCGGTCATCGCGCCTGCCGCACAACGGCTTCCGGGACTGCGTCGCATCACCGCGTGGACCGAGACCGGGTCGGTCGCGGGGCACACGACGGACTCGCTCATCAACCCGAACCTCGGCCGTCGTCCCGCACGTCCCGGGCGTGCCGGGCGCATCGTGCTGCTGACCTCGGGCACCACCGGCACGCCGAAGGGCGCCCGTCGGGGTGGCAGTACCGACATCGCCTCGCTTGCCGCGATGCTCGACCGCATCCCCTGGCGTGCAGGCGAATCCACGGTCATCGCGGCCCCGGTCTTCCACGCCTGGGGATTCGGGCAGGTGGCCATCTCGGCGACGATGACGTGCACGATGATCATGCGTCGACGCTTCGACCCGGTGGCCACCCTCGACCTCGTCCGCGAGCACGACGCGACCGGACTCGCCGTCGTGCCGGTGATGCTCGAACGCATCGTCGACCTGCCCGACGAGGTGCTCGACGCCCATCCGATGCCGAGCCTGAGGTTCGCGACCGCGAGCGGTTCGCGCATGCGGACCGACGCACTGATCGCGTTCCTCGACCGCTTCGGCGACGTCGTCTACAACAGCTACAACGCCACCGAGGCCGGACTGATCAGCACGGCCACCCCGGAAGACCTGCGGGTCGCCCCGGACACCGCCGGCCGCCCGCTGACCGGTACCAGCGTCCGCATCCTCGACGACGACGACCGCGAACTCCCGGTCGGCGAGATCGGTCGCATCGTGGTCGCCAACAACTCCGGCTTCGACGGGTACACCACCGCCGACACCAAGGCGTTCAGCGCCGGGCACATGGTGTCCGGCGACGTCGGGCGCATCGACGAGAACGGCCGGCTGTTCGTGGTCGGACGCGACGACGAGATGATCGTGTCCGGCGGCGAGAACGTCTATCCGCTCGAGGTGGAGCAGGTCATCGGTGCCCTCGACGAGGTGCACGAGGTCGCGGTGATCGGCGTCGACGACGAGAAGTTCGGTCAGCGCCTGTCCGCCTACGTGGTGCGGGCCCCGCAGACACTCATCGGCGCCGACCAGATCCGGCAGTACGTCAAGGAACAGCTCGCCGGGTTCAAGGTGCCCCGCGACGTCCACTTCCTCGACGAACTGCCCCGTAACGCCACCGGCAAGATCCTCAAGCGCGACCTCGAGTCGGCCGGTCCGGAACGGAAGGTGAGCTGA
- a CDS encoding amidohydrolase family protein, whose product MNTAVPEAPVPFSSDEADRVRAVWQDLDLPGIVDVHTHFMPRPVMDKVWAYFDSAGPLVGREWPITYRADEDVRVSTLREFGIRAYSSLVYPHKPDMAEWLNGWANDFAANHEDCLHTATFYPEESATAYVSRAIQAGTRVFKSHIQVGDYSPMDSLLDGVWSQIADSQVPVIIHCGSGPAPGRYTGPEPIRALLHRFPSLPLIIAHMGMPEYEPFLDLAQEYPNVHLDTTMAFTDFAEELAPSSAELRARLADAGDKVLFGSDFPNIPYGYTHALEVITGLDMGDDWLRNVFYRNGARLFGLGQTRE is encoded by the coding sequence GTGAACACAGCCGTTCCGGAAGCTCCCGTGCCGTTCAGCTCCGACGAGGCCGATCGCGTCCGCGCGGTCTGGCAGGACCTCGACCTGCCGGGCATCGTCGACGTCCACACGCACTTCATGCCGCGTCCGGTCATGGACAAGGTGTGGGCGTACTTCGACTCGGCGGGCCCGCTGGTCGGACGCGAGTGGCCCATCACCTATCGCGCCGACGAGGACGTCCGCGTGTCGACGCTGCGCGAATTCGGGATCCGCGCCTACTCGTCGCTCGTCTACCCGCACAAGCCCGACATGGCGGAGTGGCTGAACGGCTGGGCGAACGACTTCGCCGCCAATCACGAGGACTGCCTGCACACCGCGACCTTCTACCCGGAGGAATCGGCCACCGCCTACGTCTCTCGTGCGATCCAGGCCGGGACACGGGTCTTCAAGAGCCACATCCAGGTCGGCGACTACTCCCCCATGGACTCGCTGCTCGACGGCGTGTGGTCGCAGATCGCCGACTCCCAGGTGCCGGTCATCATCCACTGCGGGTCGGGTCCGGCCCCCGGCCGGTACACCGGACCGGAGCCCATTCGTGCTCTGCTGCACAGGTTCCCGTCGCTGCCGCTGATCATCGCGCACATGGGCATGCCCGAGTACGAGCCGTTCCTCGATCTCGCGCAGGAATACCCGAACGTGCACCTCGACACCACGATGGCGTTCACCGACTTCGCCGAGGAGCTCGCCCCGTCCTCCGCCGAGCTGCGCGCCCGCCTCGCCGACGCCGGGGACAAGGTGCTGTTCGGCAGCGACTTCCCCAACATCCCCTACGGCTACACGCATGCGCTCGAGGTCATCACCGGCCTCGACATGGGCGACGACTGGCTGCGCAATGTGTTCTACCGCAACGGTGCTCGCCTGTTCGGCCTCGGTCAAACGCGGGAGTGA
- a CDS encoding ABC transporter substrate-binding protein/permease, with protein sequence MLTILGGPAPAHAAPEDSCAPAGLASASAAPVNLAAAEQGGEDKYTTPNTTPIDQIDIGALELLAPGKISVGTLSDAGPSICVNSAGNFTGFDNELMKAIAAKLGLQIEFNGTEFAGLLSQVANNRFDVGSSSITTTDDRRKTVDFTNGYDFGYFSLVAPTNGSIKGFGDLSDSTRIAVVQGTVQDDYVVNTLGLDPVKFPDYATAYANLKSGQVDAWVAPSQQAEGAVREGDGTAIVENTFSVNNFVAWAVGKNKPKLVEALNSGLDAIIADGTYAELYVDWVPRELPEGWKPGSKAAPEPELPDIAAIAAENAENAGPTEATKPKSTLQQLGDTFFNWDLYEKSFPELIKTGLVNTLILSVVSGVLGTILGMILALCGISRSRWLRWPARVYTDIFRGLPAVVVILIVGLGVGPVVKGITGNNPYWLGAVALALLAAAYIGEIFRSGIQSVDEGQLEASRAIGFSYRQSMRLVVVPQGVRRVLPALMNQFISLIKDSSLVYFLGLLASQRELFAVGRDLNAQTGNLSPLVAAGIMYLVLTIPLTHLVNYIDRRLRTGRPADVHDDPLPVTVVEKG encoded by the coding sequence ATGCTGACCATCCTCGGCGGACCAGCGCCGGCGCACGCCGCCCCCGAAGACAGCTGCGCCCCGGCGGGGCTCGCGTCCGCATCGGCGGCGCCGGTCAACCTGGCTGCCGCGGAACAGGGCGGTGAGGACAAATACACCACCCCGAACACGACGCCGATCGACCAGATCGACATCGGTGCGCTCGAACTGCTGGCGCCGGGCAAGATCTCCGTCGGCACGCTGTCCGACGCCGGGCCCAGCATCTGTGTGAACAGCGCAGGCAACTTCACCGGCTTCGACAACGAACTCATGAAGGCCATCGCCGCGAAGCTGGGTCTGCAGATCGAGTTCAACGGCACCGAGTTCGCCGGTCTGCTCTCGCAGGTCGCGAACAACCGGTTCGACGTCGGGTCGTCGTCGATCACCACCACCGACGACCGTCGCAAGACCGTGGACTTCACCAATGGCTACGACTTCGGCTACTTCTCTCTCGTCGCCCCCACGAACGGTTCCATAAAGGGATTCGGGGACCTCTCCGATTCGACCCGCATCGCCGTCGTCCAGGGCACGGTCCAGGACGACTACGTCGTCAACACCCTCGGACTCGACCCGGTCAAGTTCCCCGATTACGCAACCGCTTACGCCAACCTCAAGAGCGGCCAGGTCGACGCGTGGGTCGCGCCGTCGCAACAGGCGGAAGGCGCCGTCCGCGAGGGCGACGGCACCGCGATCGTCGAGAACACCTTCAGCGTCAACAACTTCGTCGCGTGGGCGGTCGGCAAGAACAAGCCGAAGCTCGTCGAGGCCCTGAACTCCGGGCTCGACGCCATAATCGCCGACGGCACCTACGCCGAGCTCTACGTCGACTGGGTGCCGCGCGAACTGCCCGAGGGCTGGAAGCCGGGCAGCAAGGCAGCTCCCGAACCCGAACTCCCCGACATCGCCGCGATCGCCGCCGAGAACGCCGAGAACGCCGGCCCCACCGAGGCCACCAAGCCCAAGTCCACGCTCCAGCAGCTCGGCGACACCTTCTTCAACTGGGACCTGTACGAGAAGTCCTTCCCGGAACTGATCAAGACCGGCCTGGTCAACACGCTCATCCTGTCGGTGGTGTCCGGCGTGCTCGGCACCATCCTGGGCATGATCCTGGCGCTGTGCGGCATCTCCCGCTCCCGCTGGTTGCGGTGGCCCGCACGGGTGTACACCGACATCTTCCGCGGTCTGCCCGCGGTGGTCGTCATCCTGATCGTCGGCCTCGGCGTCGGGCCGGTGGTCAAGGGGATCACCGGCAACAACCCGTACTGGCTCGGCGCGGTCGCCCTGGCGCTCCTCGCGGCGGCCTACATCGGCGAGATCTTCCGATCGGGTATCCAGAGCGTCGACGAGGGCCAGCTCGAGGCGTCCCGCGCGATCGGGTTCAGCTATCGTCAGTCCATGCGGCTGGTCGTGGTGCCCCAGGGCGTGCGACGTGTGTTGCCGGCCTTGATGAACCAGTTCATCAGCCTCATCAAGGACAGCTCGCTGGTCTACTTCCTCGGACTGCTCGCCAGCCAGCGCGAACTGTTCGCCGTCGGCCGAGACCTCAACGCGCAGACCGGAAACCTGTCTCCGCTGGTCGCCGCGGGCATCATGTACCTCGTCCTGACCATCCCGCTGACGCACCTGGTCAACTACATCGACCGTCGCCTCCGTACCGGTAGGCCGGCCGATGTCCACGATGATCCGTTGCCCGTCACCGTCGTCGAGAAGGGATAG
- a CDS encoding amino acid ABC transporter ATP-binding protein: protein MPATTTRKAVSLTGTDLHLSFAEHHVLRGVDIQVDAGTTTTVIGPSGSGKSTLLRVLNRLHEPDKGDILLDGRSVLKDNPDELRRRIGMVFQHFNLFPHKTVVENVALGPRKLKGLSKDEAREVALKRLEIVGLTQKADVRPARLSGGQQQRVAIARALAMTPEVMFFDEATSALDPELVKGVLALMADLASEGMTMVVVTHEMGFARNVSDNVLFMDHGAVVETGDPEQVFDDAKSDRLRTFLSQVL, encoded by the coding sequence ATGCCTGCCACCACCACACGAAAAGCTGTGTCGCTGACCGGTACCGACCTGCACCTGTCCTTCGCCGAACATCACGTGCTGCGCGGCGTCGACATCCAGGTCGACGCCGGTACGACGACCACCGTCATCGGTCCGTCGGGATCGGGCAAGTCGACGCTGCTGCGGGTGCTCAACCGCCTGCACGAGCCCGACAAGGGTGACATCCTGCTCGACGGCCGGTCGGTCCTCAAGGACAACCCGGACGAGCTGCGCCGCCGAATCGGCATGGTGTTCCAGCACTTCAACCTGTTCCCGCACAAGACGGTCGTGGAGAACGTCGCCCTCGGGCCCCGGAAACTCAAGGGGCTCAGCAAGGACGAGGCCCGCGAGGTCGCGCTGAAGCGGCTGGAGATCGTCGGACTGACCCAGAAGGCCGACGTACGGCCGGCACGCCTGTCCGGCGGTCAGCAGCAGCGCGTCGCCATCGCGCGGGCCCTCGCGATGACACCCGAGGTGATGTTCTTCGACGAGGCGACCTCGGCCCTCGACCCCGAACTCGTCAAGGGTGTGCTGGCGCTCATGGCCGATCTCGCGTCCGAGGGGATGACGATGGTCGTCGTCACCCACGAGATGGGCTTCGCGCGCAACGTGAGTGACAACGTGCTGTTCATGGACCACGGTGCCGTGGTGGAAACCGGTGACCCCGAACAGGTCTTCGACGACGCGAAGTCGGATCGCCTGCGCACCTTCCTGTCTCAGGTGCTGTAG
- a CDS encoding lysophospholipid acyltransferase family protein, which yields MSADTFDLTARDETWVKRVLPVLKLVAKTYFRSEVRGMDKVPDGGALLVSNHSGGLMAFDVPVISVAFADEFGPDRPLYTLAHDLIFTGAGKQIFGKVGFLPAHPKNAVAALRAGAATIVFPGGEWEALRPTSQSATIDFHGRTGYIRTALEAGVPIVPIVTIGGQETQLFLNRGDSLAKLLGLQKLLRVDSAPFAFGFPFGLTAHFPPNVPLPSKLVTQVLDPIDITAEFGTDPDHAEVDQMIRKHMQHALDGLARERRFPVLG from the coding sequence ATGAGTGCCGATACCTTCGACCTCACCGCACGCGACGAGACCTGGGTCAAGCGGGTGCTGCCCGTCCTCAAGCTCGTGGCCAAGACGTACTTCCGCTCCGAGGTCCGGGGCATGGACAAGGTTCCCGACGGGGGCGCCCTGCTCGTCTCCAACCATTCCGGCGGGCTGATGGCCTTCGACGTCCCGGTGATCAGCGTCGCGTTCGCCGACGAGTTCGGACCCGACCGTCCGCTCTACACCCTCGCCCACGACCTCATCTTCACGGGCGCGGGCAAACAGATCTTCGGCAAGGTCGGCTTCCTCCCGGCGCACCCCAAGAACGCCGTCGCCGCTCTCCGGGCGGGTGCGGCGACCATCGTGTTCCCCGGCGGCGAATGGGAGGCGCTCCGTCCGACCAGCCAGTCCGCGACGATCGACTTCCACGGACGCACCGGCTACATCCGCACCGCCCTCGAGGCGGGCGTCCCGATCGTCCCCATCGTCACCATCGGCGGCCAGGAGACACAGCTCTTCCTGAACCGCGGCGACAGCCTCGCCAAGCTGCTCGGACTGCAGAAGCTGCTCCGGGTCGACAGCGCGCCGTTCGCCTTCGGCTTCCCGTTCGGGCTCACCGCCCACTTCCCGCCGAACGTGCCCCTGCCGTCGAAGCTGGTCACCCAGGTGCTCGACCCCATCGACATCACCGCCGAGTTCGGGACGGATCCCGACCACGCCGAGGTCGACCAGATGATCCGCAAACACATGCAGCACGCCCTCGACGGACTCGCCCGCGAGCGCCGGTTCCCCGTCCTCGGTTGA
- a CDS encoding alcohol dehydrogenase catalytic domain-containing protein has protein sequence MRAAVTATDGFEIVEVPDPTPGPGELVLRVAANGVCGSDLSTAPFLPPGTVMGHEFAGEVVAIGPADPGSGSGSDEAPGFRVGDHVASMPVRGCHRCRACLTGDIARCPAARTLGLGVLPGALAEFVVVGAAESVRVDGADPVDGALVEPLAVGLHAVQRAGIEPADRVLVLGAGPAGTAVLHWLSRGVAGEVVCSDPSPGRRAAALDVGASAAHTPESLTEQIRDGFDVVIECVGKPGMIAAALDAVRTHGRIVVAGVCLGDDRFMPVAGIVKETSMHFVSYYTKSEFRTAAAELDRGAVGSSTLVSEIVGLDAVNRVFTELSGPNDQRKVLISPTVG, from the coding sequence ATGCGCGCCGCGGTCACCGCCACCGACGGGTTCGAGATCGTCGAGGTCCCCGATCCGACGCCCGGGCCCGGCGAACTCGTGCTCCGGGTGGCCGCGAACGGCGTCTGCGGTTCCGACCTGTCCACCGCGCCTTTCCTGCCTCCCGGCACGGTGATGGGTCACGAGTTCGCCGGCGAGGTCGTGGCCATCGGCCCGGCCGACCCCGGCTCCGGCTCCGGCTCCGACGAGGCGCCCGGATTTCGCGTCGGAGATCACGTCGCGTCGATGCCCGTGAGGGGCTGCCACAGATGTCGTGCCTGCCTGACCGGCGACATCGCCCGATGTCCGGCGGCACGCACGCTGGGCTTGGGCGTGCTGCCCGGGGCGCTCGCCGAGTTCGTCGTCGTCGGTGCCGCCGAGAGTGTGCGGGTGGACGGCGCCGACCCGGTGGACGGCGCCCTGGTCGAACCGCTCGCGGTCGGCCTGCACGCCGTGCAGCGAGCGGGGATCGAACCCGCGGACCGTGTCCTCGTGCTGGGCGCAGGCCCGGCGGGAACCGCTGTGCTGCATTGGCTGTCGCGTGGCGTCGCCGGCGAGGTGGTCTGCTCCGATCCGTCGCCCGGTCGTCGAGCAGCGGCCCTCGACGTCGGCGCATCCGCGGCCCACACACCGGAATCGCTGACCGAGCAGATCCGGGACGGATTCGACGTCGTGATCGAATGCGTCGGCAAGCCCGGGATGATCGCGGCGGCGCTCGATGCGGTGCGCACGCACGGCCGCATCGTCGTCGCCGGCGTGTGCCTGGGTGACGACCGTTTCATGCCCGTCGCCGGCATCGTCAAGGAGACGTCGATGCACTTCGTCTCCTACTACACGAAGTCCGAGTTCCGCACCGCCGCCGCCGAGCTCGACCGGGGCGCGGTGGGTTCGTCGACCCTGGTCAGCGAGATCGTCGGACTCGACGCCGTGAACCGGGTGTTCACCGAGCTGTCGGGACCCAATGACCAGCGGAAGGTGCTCATCTCGCCCACCGTCGGGTGA